A single region of the Gammaproteobacteria bacterium genome encodes:
- a CDS encoding DUF917 family protein: MPNGRLKTPEDCEDFVRGCLFMGTGGGGSVEWGMGMLRTALHEGLDLEWVDVDDIPDETSTATCYGMGSIAPKGPEIEESIAKMHLEDRFGDDSMAEAVKELGRYLGDPIGCLVAAELGAGNTPAPLVTAARLGVPLVDGDYAGRAIPDEMQGTPFLAGKDSWPFASVDQWGNVAIVTYTVNPHMLERIGKMLAVAAFGTTTLASTVLPGSEMKEILVRGTLSKCLAIGRAMRSATERGEDPIDAAIAVAGGWRLFEGIVTKKDWEDRDGYMFGTLEITGSGSYEGDTLRVWFKNENHVTWLNGQPWVCSPDLVTLAYPLTGEGTTNTLIAEGDEVVAVGMRGLEEQRTPEALDGATGPRYYGFDLAYVPIEQLMEGR, encoded by the coding sequence TTGCCCAACGGAAGACTCAAGACACCGGAGGATTGCGAAGATTTCGTACGCGGTTGCCTCTTCATGGGGACCGGGGGAGGGGGCAGTGTGGAGTGGGGCATGGGAATGCTGCGCACCGCGCTCCACGAGGGGCTCGACCTGGAATGGGTCGATGTCGACGACATCCCCGACGAGACGTCGACCGCTACCTGTTATGGCATGGGGTCGATCGCTCCGAAGGGTCCGGAAATCGAGGAATCCATCGCCAAGATGCACCTCGAGGATCGGTTCGGGGACGACTCGATGGCCGAGGCGGTGAAGGAGTTGGGCCGGTACCTCGGCGATCCCATCGGCTGTCTCGTCGCCGCCGAGCTGGGGGCGGGAAACACACCTGCTCCTCTGGTAACGGCCGCGCGTCTCGGAGTCCCACTGGTGGATGGGGACTACGCCGGTCGTGCCATCCCCGACGAGATGCAGGGGACGCCGTTCCTCGCCGGCAAGGACAGCTGGCCTTTTGCATCTGTCGATCAGTGGGGCAACGTCGCCATCGTCACCTACACGGTGAACCCGCACATGCTGGAACGGATCGGGAAGATGCTGGCGGTCGCCGCGTTCGGGACCACCACCCTGGCGTCGACGGTGCTGCCCGGCTCGGAGATGAAGGAGATCCTCGTCCGGGGGACCCTCAGCAAATGCCTCGCCATCGGGCGAGCGATGCGATCCGCCACCGAGCGCGGTGAAGATCCGATCGATGCAGCCATCGCAGTGGCCGGCGGATGGCGGCTCTTCGAGGGCATCGTCACCAAGAAGGACTGGGAGGATCGCGACGGTTACATGTTCGGGACGCTCGAGATCACCGGTTCCGGTTCATATGAGGGCGACACTCTGCGGGTCTGGTTCAAGAACGAGAACCACGTCACCTGGCTCAACGGGCAACCGTGGGTGTGCAGCCCCGACCTGGTGACACTCGCCTATCCCTTGACCGGCGAGGGGACGACCAACACGCTCATTGCCGAAGGAGACGAAGTGGTGGCCGTCGGGATGAGAGGTCTCGAAGAACAGCGCACCCCCGAAGCGCTCGACGGTGCAACTGGACCCCGGTACTACGGGTTCGACCTCGCCTACGTTCCGATCGAGCAACTCATGGAAGGAAGGTGA
- a CDS encoding ATP-binding cassette domain-containing protein, whose amino-acid sequence MPRGDERLPDQAAVGGGHRWPRCGLSPPYDGSTVVSTPLLELVNVTKDYASRSGAGRGHVRALDGVDLVVGAEETVGMVGESGCGKTTLARIVMGMLAPTEGRVLLDGEDLHGASRKRARELRRDVQMVFQNPYSSIDPRFTILKCVAEPLRTHTDLRGAALETEVRELLRRVGMPGDLLTRYAHELSGGQLQRAAVARALALGARLVVLDEPTSALDVSVQAQILNLLDELQATQKLAYLFISHDLSVIRHVCDRVVVMYLGRVVEISTTEAIFADGTRHPYTDVLLGSMPSIANIGRRERTSEPKTRDREQIGSGCSFAPRCPLAVERCRAEVPELDSRGTGHPVACHILNDGEA is encoded by the coding sequence ATGCCCCGAGGCGATGAACGTCTGCCGGACCAGGCCGCCGTGGGTGGAGGACACCGATGGCCACGGTGTGGCCTGTCACCTCCCTATGACGGAAGTACGGTCGTGAGCACACCGCTCCTCGAGCTCGTCAACGTGACAAAGGACTACGCGTCGCGTAGCGGGGCGGGTCGTGGACATGTCAGAGCATTGGACGGGGTCGACCTCGTGGTCGGCGCAGAGGAGACGGTCGGGATGGTGGGCGAGTCCGGCTGCGGCAAGACAACGCTTGCCAGGATTGTGATGGGGATGCTCGCCCCGACCGAAGGCCGGGTGCTGCTCGACGGCGAAGACCTCCACGGTGCTTCCCGCAAGAGGGCGAGGGAGCTGCGACGCGACGTGCAGATGGTCTTCCAGAACCCGTACTCGTCGATCGACCCCCGGTTCACGATCCTCAAGTGTGTGGCCGAGCCGCTCCGAACGCACACCGACCTGCGTGGCGCAGCGCTCGAGACCGAGGTCCGTGAGCTACTCAGGCGGGTGGGGATGCCAGGGGACCTGCTTACCCGATACGCTCACGAACTCAGTGGCGGTCAGCTCCAGCGAGCGGCCGTGGCGAGAGCCCTCGCGCTCGGAGCGCGGTTGGTGGTCCTCGACGAGCCGACCTCCGCTCTCGATGTCTCCGTGCAAGCACAGATCCTCAATCTGCTCGACGAGCTCCAGGCCACACAGAAGCTCGCCTACCTCTTCATTTCCCACGACCTGAGCGTCATCCGCCATGTCTGTGACCGTGTGGTGGTGATGTACCTGGGTCGAGTGGTGGAGATAAGCACAACCGAAGCGATTTTCGCGGACGGGACCAGGCATCCGTACACAGATGTTCTGCTGGGCTCGATGCCGTCAATCGCCAACATCGGGCGCCGTGAGCGGACATCCGAGCCGAAGACCCGGGATCGAGAGCAGATCGGCTCGGGTTGTTCGTTTGCACCGCGTTGCCCGCTCGCCGTCGAGCGGTGCCGGGCGGAGGTGCCCGAGCTCGACTCGAGAGGTACCGGCCACCCGGTGGCCTGTCACATTCTCAATGACGGGGAGGCGTGA
- a CDS encoding ATP-binding cassette domain-containing protein codes for MCFDVARGEIFGLVGESGCGKSVTGMAVLNMIRHPGSIVGGRVVFDGEDLVGKSDEEMMSVRGRRIAMVFQDPAASLNPVFTIGQQMIRLVRLHRGVGKPEAVRLSIEMLGAVGLRYPEQILRSYPHELSGGMQQRVMIGMALACGAEMIIADEPTAALDVTIQAQFLDLLLDLREREGLSIVLITHDLAVVAEVCDRVAVAYAGKVVEQGSTIQVLTRPGHPYTSGLLAALPEAIGPEQAMRVIEGSVPDGLAPIEGCAFRPRCPEAMNVCRTRPPWVEDTDGHGVACHLPMTEVRS; via the coding sequence ATGTGCTTCGACGTCGCTCGCGGCGAGATCTTCGGGTTGGTTGGTGAGTCGGGCTGCGGCAAGTCGGTCACCGGGATGGCGGTGCTCAACATGATTCGCCATCCGGGGAGCATCGTCGGGGGACGAGTTGTCTTTGACGGCGAGGACCTGGTCGGCAAGAGCGACGAGGAGATGATGAGCGTGCGAGGCCGCCGCATCGCCATGGTGTTCCAGGACCCTGCCGCCTCGCTCAATCCGGTGTTCACGATCGGCCAACAGATGATCCGGCTCGTGAGACTCCACCGCGGCGTGGGAAAGCCCGAGGCGGTTCGACTCTCGATCGAGATGTTGGGCGCGGTCGGCCTGCGCTACCCCGAGCAGATCCTTCGTTCGTATCCTCACGAGCTGAGCGGGGGGATGCAGCAGCGGGTGATGATCGGCATGGCCCTGGCCTGCGGGGCCGAGATGATCATCGCCGACGAGCCCACAGCGGCTCTCGACGTGACCATTCAGGCGCAGTTCCTCGACCTTCTGCTCGATCTGCGAGAACGAGAAGGTCTGTCGATTGTGCTCATCACCCACGATCTGGCGGTGGTGGCCGAGGTGTGCGATCGGGTCGCGGTCGCATACGCCGGGAAAGTGGTCGAGCAGGGGAGCACGATCCAGGTACTCACTCGCCCCGGTCATCCCTACACCTCGGGACTGCTGGCGGCTCTGCCCGAAGCGATCGGACCCGAGCAGGCGATGCGGGTCATCGAGGGAAGCGTGCCCGACGGGCTCGCACCCATCGAGGGCTGCGCTTTCCGGCCCCGATGCCCCGAGGCGATGAACGTCTGCCGGACCAGGCCGCCGTGGGTGGAGGACACCGATGGCCACGGTGTGGCCTGTCACCTCCCTATGACGGAAGTACGGTCGTGA
- a CDS encoding ABC transporter permease subunit, with product MWKAFRRDPLAIASLLVLGIIIAGVIFAPWLTPYADQGLGAPNITEKFLAPSSSHWLGTDYLGRDVLARVLYGGRSSLSIGFLVVFFAALVGVPLGAVAGYVGGRIDHLLMRITDVFLAFPPLLLAIALAAALGGSFFNTMIAISFTWWPWYARIVRAQTLSLRSRDFIEAARSIGVPHRRIITSHILPNVFTPVLVQATLDMGSAILMAAAISFIGLGVQAPTADWGQMVSIGRIYFIGRPWYAGSAGVAIFLVVLAFNLLGDTARDVLDPRTRRVVS from the coding sequence ATGTGGAAGGCGTTCCGGCGCGATCCGTTGGCCATAGCGTCGCTCCTGGTGCTCGGGATCATCATCGCCGGAGTGATCTTCGCTCCGTGGCTCACGCCCTATGCCGACCAGGGTCTGGGAGCGCCCAACATCACCGAGAAGTTCCTGGCGCCGAGTTCATCCCATTGGCTCGGTACCGACTACCTCGGTCGCGACGTGCTCGCTCGTGTCCTGTACGGGGGTCGGAGTTCGCTCAGCATCGGATTCCTCGTGGTCTTCTTCGCCGCCCTCGTCGGTGTTCCTCTTGGTGCGGTCGCAGGCTATGTCGGAGGAAGGATCGACCATCTCCTGATGCGGATTACCGATGTGTTCCTGGCGTTCCCACCGCTTCTCCTGGCGATCGCGTTGGCCGCCGCTCTGGGGGGCAGCTTCTTCAATACCATGATCGCGATCTCTTTCACCTGGTGGCCCTGGTACGCGCGGATCGTGCGCGCCCAGACGCTCTCGCTTCGGTCGAGGGACTTCATCGAGGCGGCGCGAAGCATCGGCGTGCCCCATCGCCGGATCATCACCTCTCACATCCTTCCCAACGTCTTCACCCCGGTGCTGGTGCAGGCGACCCTCGACATGGGCTCCGCCATCCTCATGGCTGCTGCAATCAGTTTCATCGGGCTGGGGGTCCAGGCGCCGACCGCCGATTGGGGCCAGATGGTGAGCATCGGGCGGATCTACTTCATCGGCCGTCCGTGGTATGCCGGATCGGCCGGTGTGGCGATCTTCCTGGTGGTGCTGGCATTCAACCTGTTGGGAGACACTGCCCGTGACGTTCTCGATCCCCGCACGAGGAGGGTGGTGTCGTGA
- a CDS encoding ABC transporter permease subunit, whose amino-acid sequence MAVLVIVSVSVMTFFIARVVPSDPAAAWVGPHPTKEQIQRVTRELGLDKPLTTQYVRYAEDLLRGDLGTSVTTRRPILEDVKVFLPATLELVMVAMALAILLGIPLGVLSGARKGSVLDHATRLISIAGISVPTFFLGLLLQLFLFGKLGLLPLGGRLSTYVALNHPIVSVTGFLLIDSAIAGNWVAFRDAAVHLIMPGVVLATYPVGLVIRMTRSTMIEVLSEKYILAAETLGVPRRIRLFVLALKNAVIPTLSALALSFVFSLTGSILIEVIFSWPGLGAYVTNAVLAVDFPVIVSVTLIVTLFYVVINLVLDLVQAALDPRVVLE is encoded by the coding sequence ATGGCGGTGCTCGTCATCGTGAGCGTGTCGGTGATGACCTTTTTCATCGCCCGTGTCGTGCCGTCCGATCCGGCCGCAGCCTGGGTTGGGCCCCATCCCACTAAAGAGCAGATCCAGCGGGTGACTCGCGAGCTCGGGCTCGACAAGCCGCTCACCACCCAGTACGTCCGTTATGCCGAGGACCTACTTCGTGGTGACCTGGGTACGTCGGTGACCACCCGCCGACCCATCCTCGAGGACGTGAAGGTGTTCCTTCCGGCCACGCTCGAGCTGGTGATGGTGGCCATGGCCCTGGCCATTCTGCTGGGGATTCCGCTCGGTGTTCTCTCGGGAGCGCGCAAAGGGAGCGTGCTCGATCATGCAACTCGGCTGATCTCGATCGCCGGCATCTCGGTACCAACGTTCTTCCTCGGTCTCCTGCTTCAGTTGTTCCTGTTCGGCAAGCTCGGCCTCCTCCCGCTGGGTGGGAGATTGTCGACCTACGTGGCGCTCAACCACCCGATCGTCTCGGTGACCGGGTTCCTGCTGATCGACTCGGCAATCGCAGGGAACTGGGTCGCGTTCCGTGACGCGGCGGTGCATCTGATCATGCCAGGGGTGGTACTGGCCACGTACCCGGTGGGGCTGGTGATCCGGATGACCCGTTCGACGATGATCGAGGTCTTGTCGGAGAAATACATCCTGGCCGCCGAGACGCTCGGCGTGCCACGACGCATCCGCCTGTTTGTGCTGGCGCTCAAGAACGCCGTCATTCCCACGCTCAGTGCTCTTGCCCTGTCGTTCGTGTTCTCCCTTACCGGGTCGATCCTGATCGAGGTGATCTTCTCGTGGCCCGGGCTTGGTGCCTACGTCACCAATGCCGTACTGGCGGTGGACTTTCCGGTGATCGTGTCGGTCACGCTGATCGTCACGCTCTTCTACGTGGTCATCAATCTCGTCCTCGATCTGGTTCAGGCGGCGCTCGACCCCCGCGTGGTGTTGGAGTGA
- a CDS encoding ABC transporter substrate-binding protein gives MITGSLVVALLAACSGGVVEKPAETTTPAAVATTQVQAPAESDRNVFVYSNVTDFPDLDPSVSFSNDSVVTSNCYETLTFYNPPGSAEVLSPRLATSWESNPESTVWTFHLREGVKFQDGEPFDATAVKSAIERTQVMGLGASYIWASVESIEVVDDLTVEFTLSYPAPLDLVASSGYGSWIFSPKADEYGTDWFQAGNCAGTGPYTIESYEPGSRLVMTRNDDYWGGWSEGQFDTVVFEIDEDPTVRQQKIESGTADFTYDVPPDNLPALEARDDLVVYTNPSFQNLLGLLNTQKPPLDDPKVRQAISYTFPYDDFVANVMGERATAAHGPVPAGMWGHSDDLFRYPYDLGKAKELLAEAGYADGGFDLLLTYATGDLDEQQVAEVWKADLAKVGINLDVQAMTWEAQWALGQSDPQSAQDVFLFYWWPDYVSPISFLYSMFRSEDETLFNLGYYKNAEFDALIDKADATSGVDREAATQMFIDAQKMLVDDAAAVFLYDVANIHVARADIKGYVDNPAYPHVVFAYDLSR, from the coding sequence GTGATCACTGGGAGTCTCGTTGTCGCGTTGCTGGCGGCGTGCTCCGGCGGTGTCGTCGAGAAGCCGGCGGAGACGACCACTCCGGCGGCCGTTGCCACGACCCAGGTACAAGCGCCTGCCGAATCCGACAGGAACGTTTTCGTGTATTCGAACGTTACCGACTTCCCCGACCTCGATCCGTCGGTGAGCTTCTCGAACGACTCGGTAGTGACGTCCAATTGCTATGAAACACTCACCTTCTACAACCCGCCGGGCAGCGCCGAAGTACTCAGCCCACGCCTGGCGACGAGTTGGGAATCCAACCCCGAGAGCACGGTGTGGACCTTCCATCTGCGTGAGGGTGTGAAGTTCCAGGATGGCGAGCCTTTCGACGCCACCGCCGTGAAGTCGGCCATCGAGCGCACCCAGGTGATGGGGCTCGGTGCCTCGTACATCTGGGCATCGGTCGAGTCGATCGAGGTGGTGGACGATCTGACGGTCGAGTTCACCCTGAGCTACCCGGCCCCGCTCGATCTGGTGGCCTCTTCCGGGTACGGATCGTGGATCTTCAGCCCGAAGGCCGACGAGTACGGCACCGACTGGTTCCAGGCCGGGAACTGCGCCGGCACCGGCCCGTACACGATCGAGAGTTACGAGCCCGGCTCCCGTCTGGTGATGACTCGCAATGACGACTACTGGGGTGGATGGTCCGAGGGCCAGTTCGATACCGTCGTCTTCGAGATCGACGAGGATCCCACTGTTCGTCAGCAGAAGATCGAGTCGGGTACCGCCGACTTCACGTACGACGTCCCGCCCGACAACCTGCCGGCGCTCGAGGCTCGTGACGACCTGGTGGTCTACACCAATCCATCGTTCCAGAATCTCCTCGGCCTGCTCAATACCCAGAAGCCGCCGCTCGACGACCCCAAGGTGCGCCAGGCCATCTCCTATACGTTCCCCTACGACGACTTCGTCGCCAACGTGATGGGCGAGCGGGCCACCGCCGCCCACGGTCCGGTTCCCGCGGGCATGTGGGGCCACTCCGACGACCTGTTCCGCTACCCCTACGATTTGGGCAAGGCGAAAGAGCTGCTTGCCGAGGCCGGATATGCAGATGGCGGTTTCGATCTCCTGCTCACCTACGCGACAGGCGATCTCGACGAGCAGCAGGTGGCGGAGGTGTGGAAGGCAGATCTCGCCAAGGTCGGGATCAACCTCGACGTGCAGGCGATGACGTGGGAGGCTCAGTGGGCCCTCGGTCAGTCCGACCCGCAGAGCGCCCAGGACGTGTTCCTGTTCTACTGGTGGCCGGATTACGTCTCACCGATTTCGTTCCTGTACTCGATGTTCCGGAGCGAGGACGAGACACTCTTCAACCTCGGCTACTACAAGAACGCCGAGTTCGACGCCCTCATAGACAAGGCGGACGCCACGTCGGGCGTGGATCGTGAGGCGGCGACCCAGATGTTCATCGATGCGCAGAAGATGCTCGTCGATGATGCCGCGGCAGTGTTCCTCTACGACGTCGCCAACATCCATGTCGCCAGGGCGGACATCAAAGGGTATGTCGACAACCCGGCGTACCCCCACGTCGTGTTCGCCTACGACTTGAGTCGCTGA